CGGCGGCCCTCCTGCTGCCGGCGGTGCCCGCGTCCGCCGCTCGGATGTCGGCGCCGGACGGCACCGCCGCCACCCCCGCCGCGCAGCCCGCGCCCGCCAAGGCGCGCACCGCCGCCTTCCGCGCGGTGGCCCGCGCCTCCCAGGCGCCGAGCACCGACCCGCTGCTGCCCGACCAGTGGCCCCTGGCCGCCGACCAGTCCCTCCACGCGCCGGCCGCGTGGGCGCGCAGCGCCGGCGAGGGCGTGACGATCGCCGTCCTCGACACGGGCGTCGACCTCGGGCACCCGGACCTCCAGGGCGCGCTGTGGACCAACCCGGACGAGGTCGCCGGCAACGGCCGCGACGACGACCGCAACGGCTACGTCGACGACGTGCACGGCGCGGACGTGGTCGACGGCGACGGCGACCCCGCCGACCGCAACGGCCACGGCACCCACGTCGCCGGGATCATCGCGGCGCGCGCCGGCAACGGCGTCGGCGTCTCCGGCCTGGCCGGCCGTTCGCAGCTCATGGTCGTCCGCGTGCTCGACGCGCGCGCCGGCGGCGACACCGGCAAGGTCGCCGCGGGCATCCGCTACGCGATCGCCGAGGGCGCCAAGGTCATCAACCTCTCCCTCTCGGGCCCGGCCTCCAGCGGCGAGCTCGACGAGGCCGTCGACGAGGCCGAGCGCGCGGGCGTGCTCATCGTGAGCGCCGCCGGCAACACCGGCAAGGACCTCGGCCTCGTCCCGTCCTACCCCGCCTCGCTGCCCGACCCCAACGTCGTCGCCGTCGCGGCGAGCGACTCGGGCGGCGCGCTGGCCCGCCTCTCGGCCTTCGGCCGCGGCGTCGACGTCGCCGCCCCCGGCCAGGAGGTCCTCTCGACCGCCATGGGCGGCGGCTACGAGTGGCGCACGGGCACGTCGATGGCCTCGCCCCACGTCGCCGCGACCCTCGCGCTCCTGCTCGCGGCGCGCCCCGACCTCAGCGCCGACGCCCTGCGCACCGCCGTCGTCGGCACGGCCCAGCGCACCGGCCTGCCGGTCGAGGCCGGCTCGGTCGACGCCGCAGGCGCCCTGAGCTCCGTCCTCGGCCCGGCCCCCGCCTCGGCGCCCGCCACGAAGAAGGCCAAGCCGAAGAAGAAGGCCAAGAAGAAGAAGAAGAAGGCCAAGGCCTCCAAGAAGAAGAGCTCGAAGAAGAAGAAGGCGAGGAAGAGCTCCAGGTCCAAGCGGCGCACGAAGCGCTAGGTCGTCGGCGGGCGCCCGTCGGCGCCAGGAGGACAAGGCGCACTTCGGCTTGCGCACCGCGGGTAGCATCCCGCCATGGACTGGGGCTTCATCTGGATCATGCTCGTCCTGAAGATCCCCGTCTTCGCGCTGCTCTGGCTCGTCTGGTGGTCGGTGCGCCAGACGGACGACGAGCCCGGCGAGGAGGAGTCCGGCGGCGACGGCGGCACGAAGCGCCCCCGCCACCCGCGCCCCAAGCGCCCCTCGCCACCCCGGACCCGCGGCCCGCACGACGGCCGCCGCGCACCGGCTCCCGCGCGCGTGCGCACGAGCGCGTGCGCACGCGACCGGGTGAGCGTCCCGCGCCGCCCGCTGCGCACGCCCTAGCCACGTGTCGCCCCGGCGGGCGCCGGGGAGCACGAGGCCATGGAGCACGACGGTCCCGGCCGCGCCACCCCCGGTGGCGAGTCCCCCTCCGCCGACCGCCCGCTGGCACCGGGCGAGGGCGACCGCTCCCCCTCGCCCCGGGACCCGGGCGACAGCGGCGAGCTGGGCTTCTTCACCGCCGACGAGGAGGCCACGCACGACGAGCGCACCGCGCAGGAGGGCGCCCGGCGCGACGAGGCCGGCCAGCCCTAGACGGCCACCGCATCTGATGGGATGGAGGCATGGACACGGCCTCCGTCCTCTCCGACGGCACGATCCGCCGCCTCGTCGAGGAGGGCCGGCTGCGCATCGAGCCGTGGGACGCGCAGATGGTCCAGCCCGCGAGCGTGGACCTGAAGCTCGGCCCGTCCTTCCGGGTCTTCCACAACCACCGCATCCAGGCGATCGACCTGGCCGACCCGCCCGGCGGGCTGACCGAGCACGTCGCCATCGAGGACGACGGCACGTTCGTCATCCACCCCGGCGAGTTCGTGCTCGGCCGCACGGTGGAGCACGTGACGATGCCCGACGACCTCGTCGCCCGCATCGAGGGCAAGAGCTCGCTGGGCCGCCTCGGGCTCATCGTCCACGCCACGGCCGGCTTCGTGGACCCGGGGTTCACGGGGACGCTCACGCTCGAGATCACGAACTTCAACAGCGTCCCCATCGTCCTGCGGCCGGGCCTGCCGATCGCGCAGCTCAGCCTCATGACGCTCGACAGGCCGGCGGAGCGCCCGTACGGCCATCCGGAGCTCGGCAGCCACTACCACGGCCAGGTCGAGGCGACCGAGTCGCGCTACGAGGGTGGTCCTGGCGAGCCCCGCCGGGATAGGGTCGGCTGACCATGCTCGACACGCTCTTCCTGCTGGCGGCGGAGGTCCACGAGGAGGAGCCCTCCAAGACCGCGTTCTACGTCCTCGGCGGGATCCTCGCGGTCTGGGCGGTGTTGCTGTCGGCCTACGGGCTGCGCCGGGCGGACTGGCCCACCACGGGCGGTCCCGCCAAGGCGGTCATGG
The DNA window shown above is from Conexibacter sp. SYSU D00693 and carries:
- a CDS encoding S8 family peptidase; amino-acid sequence: MRRLLPVLTAALLLPAVPASAARMSAPDGTAATPAAQPAPAKARTAAFRAVARASQAPSTDPLLPDQWPLAADQSLHAPAAWARSAGEGVTIAVLDTGVDLGHPDLQGALWTNPDEVAGNGRDDDRNGYVDDVHGADVVDGDGDPADRNGHGTHVAGIIAARAGNGVGVSGLAGRSQLMVVRVLDARAGGDTGKVAAGIRYAIAEGAKVINLSLSGPASSGELDEAVDEAERAGVLIVSAAGNTGKDLGLVPSYPASLPDPNVVAVAASDSGGALARLSAFGRGVDVAAPGQEVLSTAMGGGYEWRTGTSMASPHVAATLALLLAARPDLSADALRTAVVGTAQRTGLPVEAGSVDAAGALSSVLGPAPASAPATKKAKPKKKAKKKKKKAKASKKKSSKKKKARKSSRSKRRTKR
- the dcd gene encoding dCTP deaminase, coding for MDTASVLSDGTIRRLVEEGRLRIEPWDAQMVQPASVDLKLGPSFRVFHNHRIQAIDLADPPGGLTEHVAIEDDGTFVIHPGEFVLGRTVEHVTMPDDLVARIEGKSSLGRLGLIVHATAGFVDPGFTGTLTLEITNFNSVPIVLRPGLPIAQLSLMTLDRPAERPYGHPELGSHYHGQVEATESRYEGGPGEPRRDRVG